A stretch of the Nitratireductor thuwali genome encodes the following:
- a CDS encoding glutathione S-transferase family protein codes for MLTFYHAPWSRSSAVFWLMEELGVDYRMELVDIRAEGGVPEDYRAIQPNKKVPAIDHDGVVVTERAAIAIYLADTFPEAGLAPMIGDPARGPYLTALVHHDAVFDPAICAKVHGLEYVSNDYPFGLYDDLIAYLERRLSEQPFAAGDRFTAADILLAAGIGYTMNILKGLPDRKIFRDYLERTTDRPAYHRVQEKDAAMAAEIPALQRMMAEVKGA; via the coding sequence ATGCTGACTTTCTACCATGCGCCCTGGTCGCGCTCATCGGCGGTTTTCTGGCTGATGGAGGAGTTGGGAGTGGACTATCGGATGGAGCTGGTTGATATCCGCGCCGAAGGCGGCGTTCCGGAGGACTACCGGGCGATCCAGCCCAATAAGAAGGTGCCGGCCATCGATCATGATGGGGTCGTGGTCACCGAGCGGGCGGCCATTGCCATTTATCTTGCCGACACCTTCCCCGAGGCAGGCCTTGCCCCGATGATCGGCGACCCGGCCCGCGGACCATATCTGACGGCGCTGGTGCATCACGACGCGGTATTCGATCCGGCGATCTGCGCCAAGGTTCACGGGCTCGAATATGTGAGCAATGACTATCCGTTCGGCCTTTATGACGACCTCATCGCCTATCTGGAACGCCGGCTTTCGGAACAGCCCTTTGCCGCCGGAGACCGTTTCACCGCGGCCGACATCCTGCTCGCCGCAGGCATCGGCTACACGATGAATATTCTGAAGGGCCTGCCGGACAGGAAAATATTCCGCGATTATCTGGAGCGGACGACCGACCGGCCCGCTTATCATCGCGTGCAGGAGAAAGACGCGGCGATGGCGGCCGAGATACCCGCTCTTCAGCGGATGATGGCCGAGGTCAAAGGCGCTTGA